A single Macaca mulatta isolate MMU2019108-1 chromosome 11, T2T-MMU8v2.0, whole genome shotgun sequence DNA region contains:
- the LETMD1 gene encoding LETM1 domain-containing protein 1 isoform X3 has translation MALSRVCWARLAVWGSAVTPGHFFTRRLQLGRSGLAWGAPRLFDLPCRSSKLHLSPKADVKNLMSYVVTKTKAINGKYHRFLGRHFPRFYVLYTIFMKGLQMLWADAKKARRIKTNMWKHNIKFHQLPYREMEHLRQFRQDVTKCLFLGIISIPPFANYLVFLLMYLFPRQLLIRHFWTPKQQTDFLDIYHAFRKRSHPEIISYLEKVIPLISDAGLRWHLTDLCTKIQRGTHPAIHDILALRECFSNHPLGVNQLQALHVKALSRAMLLTSYLPPPLLRHRLKTRTTVIHQLDKALAKLGIGQLTAQEVKSACYLRGLNSTHIGEDRCRTWLGEWLQISCSLKETELSLLLHNVVLLSTNYLGTRR, from the exons ATGGCGCTCTCCAGGGTGTGCTGGGCTCGGTTGGCTGTGTGGGGCTCGGCAGTCACCCCTGGACATTTTTTCACCCGGAGGCTGCAACTTGGTCGCTCTGGCCTGGCTTGGGGGGCCCCTCG TCTTTTTGATCTTCCTTGTAGGTCTTCAAAGCTTCACCTTTCTCCAAAGGCAGATGTGAAGAACTTGATGTCTTACGTGGTAACCAAGACAAAAGCAATTAATGGGAAATACCATCGTTTCTTGGGTCGTCATTTCCCCCGCTTCTATGTCCTGTACACAATCTTCATGAAAG GATTGCAGATGTTATGGGCTGATGCCAAAAAGGCTAGAAGAATAAAGACAAATATGTGGAAGCACAATATAAAGTTTCATCAACTTCCATACCGGGAGATGGAGCATTTGAGACAG TTCCGCCAAGACGTCACCAAGTGTCTTTTCCTAGGTATTATTTCCATTCCACCTTTTGCCAACTACCTGGTCTTCTTGCTAAT GTACCTGTTTCCCAGGCAACTACTGATCAGGCATTTCTGGACCCCAAAACAACAAACTGATTTCTTAGATATCTATCATGCTTTCCGGAAGCGATCCCACCCAGAAATTATTAGTTATTTAGAAAAGGTCATCCCTCTCATTTCTGATGCAGGACTCCGGTGGCATCTGACAGATCTGTGCACCAAG ATACAGCGTGGTACCCACCCAGCAATACATGATATCTTGGCTTTGAGAGAGTGTTTCTCTAACCATCCTCTGGGCGTGAACCAACTCCAGGCTTTGCACGTG AAAGCCTTGAGCCGGGCCATGCTTCTCACATCTTACCTGCCTCCTCCTTTGTTGAGACATCGTTTGAAGACTCGTACAACTGTGATTCACCAACTGGACAAGGCTTTGGCAAAGCTGGGGATTGGCCAGCTGACTGCTCAGGAAGTAAAATCG GCTTGTTATCTCCGTGGCCTGAATTCTACACATATTGGTGAAGATAGGTGTCGAACTTGGCTGGGAGAATGGCTGCAGATTTCCTGCAGCCTGAAAG AAACTGAGCTGTCTCTCTTGCTGCACAACGTGGTCCTGCTCTCCACCAACTACCTTGGGACAAGGCGCTGA
- the LETMD1 gene encoding LETM1 domain-containing protein 1 isoform X15, whose product MSYVVTKTKAINGKYHRFLGRHFPRFYVLYTIFMKGIISIPPFANYLVFLLMYLFPRQLLIRHFWTPKQQTDFLDIYHAFRKRSHPEIISYLEKVIPLISDAGLRWHLTDLCTKIQRGTHPAIHDILALRECFSNHPLGVNQLQALHVKALSRAMLLTSYLPPPLLRHRLKTRTTVIHQLDKALAKLGIGQLTAQEVKSACYLRGLNSTHIGEDRCRTWLGEWLQISCSLKETELSLLLHNVVLLSTNYLGTRR is encoded by the exons ATGTCTTACGTGGTAACCAAGACAAAAGCAATTAATGGGAAATACCATCGTTTCTTGGGTCGTCATTTCCCCCGCTTCTATGTCCTGTACACAATCTTCATGAAAG GTATTATTTCCATTCCACCTTTTGCCAACTACCTGGTCTTCTTGCTAAT GTACCTGTTTCCCAGGCAACTACTGATCAGGCATTTCTGGACCCCAAAACAACAAACTGATTTCTTAGATATCTATCATGCTTTCCGGAAGCGATCCCACCCAGAAATTATTAGTTATTTAGAAAAGGTCATCCCTCTCATTTCTGATGCAGGACTCCGGTGGCATCTGACAGATCTGTGCACCAAG ATACAGCGTGGTACCCACCCAGCAATACATGATATCTTGGCTTTGAGAGAGTGTTTCTCTAACCATCCTCTGGGCGTGAACCAACTCCAGGCTTTGCACGTG AAAGCCTTGAGCCGGGCCATGCTTCTCACATCTTACCTGCCTCCTCCTTTGTTGAGACATCGTTTGAAGACTCGTACAACTGTGATTCACCAACTGGACAAGGCTTTGGCAAAGCTGGGGATTGGCCAGCTGACTGCTCAGGAAGTAAAATCG GCTTGTTATCTCCGTGGCCTGAATTCTACACATATTGGTGAAGATAGGTGTCGAACTTGGCTGGGAGAATGGCTGCAGATTTCCTGCAGCCTGAAAG AAACTGAGCTGTCTCTCTTGCTGCACAACGTGGTCCTGCTCTCCACCAACTACCTTGGGACAAGGCGCTGA
- the LETMD1 gene encoding LETM1 domain-containing protein 1 isoform X11, with translation MSYVVTKTKAINGKYHRFLGRHFPRFYVLYTIFMKGLQMLWADAKKARRIKTNMWKHNIKFHQLPYREMEHLRQFRQDVTKCLFLGIISIPPFANYLVFLLMYLFPRQLLIRHFWTPKQQTDFLDIYHAFRKRSHPEIISYLEKVIPLISDAGLRWHLTDLCTKIQRGTHPAIHDILALRECFSNHPLGVNQLQALHVKALSRAMLLTSYLPPPLLRHRLKTRTTVIHQLDKALAKLGIGQLTAQEVKSACYLRGLNSTHIGEDRCRTWLGEWLQISCSLKETELSLLLHNVVLLSTNYLGTRR, from the exons ATGTCTTACGTGGTAACCAAGACAAAAGCAATTAATGGGAAATACCATCGTTTCTTGGGTCGTCATTTCCCCCGCTTCTATGTCCTGTACACAATCTTCATGAAAG GATTGCAGATGTTATGGGCTGATGCCAAAAAGGCTAGAAGAATAAAGACAAATATGTGGAAGCACAATATAAAGTTTCATCAACTTCCATACCGGGAGATGGAGCATTTGAGACAG TTCCGCCAAGACGTCACCAAGTGTCTTTTCCTAGGTATTATTTCCATTCCACCTTTTGCCAACTACCTGGTCTTCTTGCTAAT GTACCTGTTTCCCAGGCAACTACTGATCAGGCATTTCTGGACCCCAAAACAACAAACTGATTTCTTAGATATCTATCATGCTTTCCGGAAGCGATCCCACCCAGAAATTATTAGTTATTTAGAAAAGGTCATCCCTCTCATTTCTGATGCAGGACTCCGGTGGCATCTGACAGATCTGTGCACCAAG ATACAGCGTGGTACCCACCCAGCAATACATGATATCTTGGCTTTGAGAGAGTGTTTCTCTAACCATCCTCTGGGCGTGAACCAACTCCAGGCTTTGCACGTG AAAGCCTTGAGCCGGGCCATGCTTCTCACATCTTACCTGCCTCCTCCTTTGTTGAGACATCGTTTGAAGACTCGTACAACTGTGATTCACCAACTGGACAAGGCTTTGGCAAAGCTGGGGATTGGCCAGCTGACTGCTCAGGAAGTAAAATCG GCTTGTTATCTCCGTGGCCTGAATTCTACACATATTGGTGAAGATAGGTGTCGAACTTGGCTGGGAGAATGGCTGCAGATTTCCTGCAGCCTGAAAG AAACTGAGCTGTCTCTCTTGCTGCACAACGTGGTCCTGCTCTCCACCAACTACCTTGGGACAAGGCGCTGA
- the LETMD1 gene encoding LETM1 domain-containing protein 1 isoform X9, with translation MSYVVTKTKAINGKYHRFLGRHFPRFYVLYTIFMKGLQMLWADAKKARRIKTNMWKHNIKFHQLPYREMEHLRQVWARGRYPEVHGEFRQDVTKCLFLGIISIPPFANYLVFLLMYLFPRQLLIRHFWTPKQQTDFLDIYHAFRKRSHPEIISYLEKVIPLISDAGLRWHLTDLCTKIQRGTHPAIHDILALRECFSNHPLGVNQLQALHVKALSRAMLLTSYLPPPLLRHRLKTRTTVIHQLDKALAKLGIGQLTAQEVKSACYLRGLNSTHIGEDRCRTWLGEWLQISCSLKETELSLLLHNVVLLSTNYLGTRR, from the exons ATGTCTTACGTGGTAACCAAGACAAAAGCAATTAATGGGAAATACCATCGTTTCTTGGGTCGTCATTTCCCCCGCTTCTATGTCCTGTACACAATCTTCATGAAAG GATTGCAGATGTTATGGGCTGATGCCAAAAAGGCTAGAAGAATAAAGACAAATATGTGGAAGCACAATATAAAGTTTCATCAACTTCCATACCGGGAGATGGAGCATTTGAGACAGGTATGGGCCAGGGGCAGATATCCAGAAGTTCATGGTGAG TTCCGCCAAGACGTCACCAAGTGTCTTTTCCTAGGTATTATTTCCATTCCACCTTTTGCCAACTACCTGGTCTTCTTGCTAAT GTACCTGTTTCCCAGGCAACTACTGATCAGGCATTTCTGGACCCCAAAACAACAAACTGATTTCTTAGATATCTATCATGCTTTCCGGAAGCGATCCCACCCAGAAATTATTAGTTATTTAGAAAAGGTCATCCCTCTCATTTCTGATGCAGGACTCCGGTGGCATCTGACAGATCTGTGCACCAAG ATACAGCGTGGTACCCACCCAGCAATACATGATATCTTGGCTTTGAGAGAGTGTTTCTCTAACCATCCTCTGGGCGTGAACCAACTCCAGGCTTTGCACGTG AAAGCCTTGAGCCGGGCCATGCTTCTCACATCTTACCTGCCTCCTCCTTTGTTGAGACATCGTTTGAAGACTCGTACAACTGTGATTCACCAACTGGACAAGGCTTTGGCAAAGCTGGGGATTGGCCAGCTGACTGCTCAGGAAGTAAAATCG GCTTGTTATCTCCGTGGCCTGAATTCTACACATATTGGTGAAGATAGGTGTCGAACTTGGCTGGGAGAATGGCTGCAGATTTCCTGCAGCCTGAAAG AAACTGAGCTGTCTCTCTTGCTGCACAACGTGGTCCTGCTCTCCACCAACTACCTTGGGACAAGGCGCTGA
- the LETMD1 gene encoding LETM1 domain-containing protein 1 isoform X20 — protein MTSHSVLYFNEAGLQMLWADAKKARRIKTNMWKHNIKFHQLPYREMEHLRQFRQDVTKCLFLGIISIPPFANYLVFLLMYLFPRQLLIRHFWTPKQQTDFLDIYHAFRKRSHPEIISYLEKVIPLISDAGLRWHLTDLCTKIQRGTHPAIHDILALRECFSNHPLGVNQLQALHVKALSRAMLLTSYLPPPLLRHRLKTRTTVIHQLDKALAKLGIGQLTAQEVKSACYLRGLNSTHIGEDRCRTWLGEWLQISCSLKETELSLLLHNVVLLSTNYLGTRR, from the exons ATGACATCACACTCTGTCCTCTACTTTAATGAGGCAGGATTGCAGATGTTATGGGCTGATGCCAAAAAGGCTAGAAGAATAAAGACAAATATGTGGAAGCACAATATAAAGTTTCATCAACTTCCATACCGGGAGATGGAGCATTTGAGACAG TTCCGCCAAGACGTCACCAAGTGTCTTTTCCTAGGTATTATTTCCATTCCACCTTTTGCCAACTACCTGGTCTTCTTGCTAAT GTACCTGTTTCCCAGGCAACTACTGATCAGGCATTTCTGGACCCCAAAACAACAAACTGATTTCTTAGATATCTATCATGCTTTCCGGAAGCGATCCCACCCAGAAATTATTAGTTATTTAGAAAAGGTCATCCCTCTCATTTCTGATGCAGGACTCCGGTGGCATCTGACAGATCTGTGCACCAAG ATACAGCGTGGTACCCACCCAGCAATACATGATATCTTGGCTTTGAGAGAGTGTTTCTCTAACCATCCTCTGGGCGTGAACCAACTCCAGGCTTTGCACGTG AAAGCCTTGAGCCGGGCCATGCTTCTCACATCTTACCTGCCTCCTCCTTTGTTGAGACATCGTTTGAAGACTCGTACAACTGTGATTCACCAACTGGACAAGGCTTTGGCAAAGCTGGGGATTGGCCAGCTGACTGCTCAGGAAGTAAAATCG GCTTGTTATCTCCGTGGCCTGAATTCTACACATATTGGTGAAGATAGGTGTCGAACTTGGCTGGGAGAATGGCTGCAGATTTCCTGCAGCCTGAAAG AAACTGAGCTGTCTCTCTTGCTGCACAACGTGGTCCTGCTCTCCACCAACTACCTTGGGACAAGGCGCTGA
- the LETMD1 gene encoding LETM1 domain-containing protein 1 isoform X13 — protein sequence MLWADAKKARRIKTNMWKHNIKFHQLPYREMEHLRQFRQDVTKCLFLGIISIPPFANYLVFLLMYLFPRQLLIRHFWTPKQQTDFLDIYHAFRKRSHPEIISYLEKVIPLISDAGLRWHLTDLCTKIQRGTHPAIHDILALRECFSNHPLGVNQLQALHVKALSRAMLLTSYLPPPLLRHRLKTRTTVIHQLDKALAKLGIGQLTAQEVKSACYLRGLNSTHIGEDRCRTWLGEWLQISCSLKETELSLLLHNVVLLSTNYLGTRR from the exons ATGTTATGGGCTGATGCCAAAAAGGCTAGAAGAATAAAGACAAATATGTGGAAGCACAATATAAAGTTTCATCAACTTCCATACCGGGAGATGGAGCATTTGAGACAG TTCCGCCAAGACGTCACCAAGTGTCTTTTCCTAGGTATTATTTCCATTCCACCTTTTGCCAACTACCTGGTCTTCTTGCTAAT GTACCTGTTTCCCAGGCAACTACTGATCAGGCATTTCTGGACCCCAAAACAACAAACTGATTTCTTAGATATCTATCATGCTTTCCGGAAGCGATCCCACCCAGAAATTATTAGTTATTTAGAAAAGGTCATCCCTCTCATTTCTGATGCAGGACTCCGGTGGCATCTGACAGATCTGTGCACCAAG ATACAGCGTGGTACCCACCCAGCAATACATGATATCTTGGCTTTGAGAGAGTGTTTCTCTAACCATCCTCTGGGCGTGAACCAACTCCAGGCTTTGCACGTG AAAGCCTTGAGCCGGGCCATGCTTCTCACATCTTACCTGCCTCCTCCTTTGTTGAGACATCGTTTGAAGACTCGTACAACTGTGATTCACCAACTGGACAAGGCTTTGGCAAAGCTGGGGATTGGCCAGCTGACTGCTCAGGAAGTAAAATCG GCTTGTTATCTCCGTGGCCTGAATTCTACACATATTGGTGAAGATAGGTGTCGAACTTGGCTGGGAGAATGGCTGCAGATTTCCTGCAGCCTGAAAG AAACTGAGCTGTCTCTCTTGCTGCACAACGTGGTCCTGCTCTCCACCAACTACCTTGGGACAAGGCGCTGA
- the LETMD1 gene encoding LETM1 domain-containing protein 1 isoform X23 has product MYLFPRQLLIRHFWTPKQQTDFLDIYHAFRKRSHPEIISYLEKVIPLISDAGLRWHLTDLCTKIQRGTHPAIHDILALRECFSNHPLGVNQLQALHVKALSRAMLLTSYLPPPLLRHRLKTRTTVIHQLDKALAKLGIGQLTAQEVKSACYLRGLNSTHIGEDRCRTWLGEWLQISCSLKETELSLLLHNVVLLSTNYLGTRR; this is encoded by the exons AT GTACCTGTTTCCCAGGCAACTACTGATCAGGCATTTCTGGACCCCAAAACAACAAACTGATTTCTTAGATATCTATCATGCTTTCCGGAAGCGATCCCACCCAGAAATTATTAGTTATTTAGAAAAGGTCATCCCTCTCATTTCTGATGCAGGACTCCGGTGGCATCTGACAGATCTGTGCACCAAG ATACAGCGTGGTACCCACCCAGCAATACATGATATCTTGGCTTTGAGAGAGTGTTTCTCTAACCATCCTCTGGGCGTGAACCAACTCCAGGCTTTGCACGTG AAAGCCTTGAGCCGGGCCATGCTTCTCACATCTTACCTGCCTCCTCCTTTGTTGAGACATCGTTTGAAGACTCGTACAACTGTGATTCACCAACTGGACAAGGCTTTGGCAAAGCTGGGGATTGGCCAGCTGACTGCTCAGGAAGTAAAATCG GCTTGTTATCTCCGTGGCCTGAATTCTACACATATTGGTGAAGATAGGTGTCGAACTTGGCTGGGAGAATGGCTGCAGATTTCCTGCAGCCTGAAAG AAACTGAGCTGTCTCTCTTGCTGCACAACGTGGTCCTGCTCTCCACCAACTACCTTGGGACAAGGCGCTGA